Within bacterium, the genomic segment GGAACCAGGAAAACCTGTACGAACTCTACGCGCGGAAGGTGGGCCAGGGGGCGCTGTTCGCCTTCGTCGAGGTCGAGGAGATCCTCTTCGGCAACCGGGGCGGCGTGCTCGTCGACCCGTCGGAGGAACGGCTCAAGTCCGAGTTCGCCGGCGTCAAGCGCACCTACATCCCGCTGCAGGCCGTGGTGCGCATCGACGAGGTCGAGAAGGAGGGAACGAACAAGATCGTCTCCCTCGCCGCGCCCCAGGGGAACGTCACCCATTTCCCGATGCCCGGGAGCCTCGGGACAAAACCCGGCAAGGGCTGATCGCCCCCCCCTTTATCGCAGGTTTCTCCGGATCCGCTCCACCGCCTCCACCACGTTGTCGCGGCTGCCGAAGGCCGACAACCGGAAGAATCCCTCGCCCGACGGCCCGAACCCGCTGCCGGGCGTCCCGACCACGTGGCACCCGGTGAGAAGGCGGTCGAAGAAGTCCCACGAGGAGATCCCGCCCGGCGTCTTCAACCAGATGTAGGGGGCGTTGACGCCGCCGTGGACGGCGAGCCCCGCCCCCGCAAGCCCCTCCCGGATGATCTTCGCGTTTTCCATGTAGTAGTCGAGGATCGCCTTCGTCTGCCGCCACCCCTCGTCGGAGTAGACCGCCGCCGCGGCCCTCTGGACCGGGTAGGAGACGCCGTTGAACTTCGTCGTCTGCCGCCGGTTCCACAGCTTGTTGAGCGCCACAGGTTCGCCCGCCGGGGTTTTCGCCGTGACTCCTTCCGGGACGACCGTCAGCGCGCACCGGACCCCGGTGAAGCCGGCGGTCTTGGAGAAGCTGCGGAACTCGACGGCGCACCGGTTCGCGCCTTCGATCTCGTAGATCGACCGGGGATACCCCGGCTCCGTGATGAACGCCTCGTAGGCCGCGTCGAAGAAGATCACCGCGTCGTTGGCGAGGGCGTAGTCGACCCATCCCTTGAGCTGCGCCTTCGTCGCGACCGTGCCCGTCGGGTTGTTCGGGGAACACAGGTAGACGATGTCGACCTTCTCCTTCGGAAGATCGGGGAAGAATCCGTTCGCTTCGGTGCACGGCAGGTAGACGATCCCCCTGTAGTACCCGCGCTCGTCGGCCGGCCCGGAGCGGCCGATCATCACGTTCGTGTCGTTGTAGACCGGGTAGACCGGATCGCCGATCGCCACCTTGTTGTCGAGGGCGAAGATGTCCAGGATGTTGGCCGTGTCGCACTTGGATCCGTCGGAGATGAAGATCTCGCTCCGCTTGAGACGGATGCCCAGGGGCGCATACGCTTTCTCGATCAGCGTGTCGATGAGGAAGTCGTACCCCTGCTCGGGGCCATATCCCATGAACGTCTTTTCGTCGCCGAGCTCGGAGACGGCGTCGTGGAACGCCGACAGGACCGCGGACGGAAGCGGACGCGTGACGTCGCCGATCCCGAGACGGATGACCTTCGCGGACGGGTTCGCCGCTGCGAAGGCCCGGACCCGGCGTCCGATCTCCGGGAAAAGATACCCGGCTTTCAGCTTCAGGTAATGTTCGTTGACGCGTGCCATGCGCGAGGACCCTCCTGTACGGAATCGACGGTGTCCGAAGAAGATATCACACGGCCCGCGACACCAGCCACTGAGGGATTTTTTCCGAGCAGGGTACGTCTGGAGCAGGTTCCTGTTCAGTGCAGGCGCCGGCTACCCACTGCGCTTGAAGGAGTGTCCCTCGCCCATGACGTTCCCCGCCCGCAGCAGCGCGGCGATCGTCTTCCCGTCCCGGATCTCCCCCGACGCCGCGAGGCGAAGCGCTTCCCCGATCGGCAACCGTTCCGTCGCGATCTCCTCGTAATGCTCGGGATGCGGGTTCCCCTGCGACAGCCCGGTCCCGAGGAACAGGTGGATCACCTCGTCGAAGACCCCGGGGGAAGGGTAGAAAACGCCGAGGGGGACCAGTTCGCCGGCGGAGAGC encodes:
- a CDS encoding LL-diaminopimelate aminotransferase, whose translation is MARVNEHYLKLKAGYLFPEIGRRVRAFAAANPSAKVIRLGIGDVTRPLPSAVLSAFHDAVSELGDEKTFMGYGPEQGYDFLIDTLIEKAYAPLGIRLKRSEIFISDGSKCDTANILDIFALDNKVAIGDPVYPVYNDTNVMIGRSGPADERGYYRGIVYLPCTEANGFFPDLPKEKVDIVYLCSPNNPTGTVATKAQLKGWVDYALANDAVIFFDAAYEAFITEPGYPRSIYEIEGANRCAVEFRSFSKTAGFTGVRCALTVVPEGVTAKTPAGEPVALNKLWNRRQTTKFNGVSYPVQRAAAAVYSDEGWRQTKAILDYYMENAKIIREGLAGAGLAVHGGVNAPYIWLKTPGGISSWDFFDRLLTGCHVVGTPGSGFGPSGEGFFRLSAFGSRDNVVEAVERIRRNLR
- a CDS encoding DUF1820 family protein, coding for MKAKSVYRVLFRNQENLYELYARKVGQGALFAFVEVEEILFGNRGGVLVDPSEERLKSEFAGVKRTYIPLQAVVRIDEVEKEGTNKIVSLAAPQGNVTHFPMPGSLGTKPGKG